From one Dysidea avara chromosome 9, odDysAvar1.4, whole genome shotgun sequence genomic stretch:
- the LOC136267228 gene encoding uncharacterized protein isoform X2 encodes MPIHVATLSVTSPEPLSVNHQIYCTPDRSFLQFSVTSHWPQGVKLCEEQLSIPNGASSEAIQVPVPEILSNEENFSYLWEIQRLDLTVNEPLNSKCSFDLSSQLIMDNDMGQLSVNHSYPFTLPAVSALYCIECTVESVSG; translated from the exons ATGCCCATCCACGTGGCAACTTTATCTGTGACTTCTCCAGAACCACTGAGTGTGAACCATCAGATTTACTGTACACCTGACAG GTCGTTTCTTCAGTTCTCAGTTACTAGTCACTGGCCACAAGGTGTGAAGCTTTGTGAAGAGCAGCTCTCTATTCCAAATGGTGCCTCTTCAGAAGCAATACAAGTCCCAGTACCTGAA ATTTTGTCAAACGAAGAAAATTTTTCATATTTATGGGAGATACAAAGATTAG ATTTAACCGTTAATGAGCCACTAAACAGTAAATGTTCCTTTGATCTCAGTAGTCAGCTGATCATGGATAATGACATG GGACAATTGTCTGTCAATCACAGCTATCCTTTCACACTTCCTGCAGTGTCG GCCTTGTACTGCATAGAATGTACAGTGGAGTCAGTTTCTGGTTGA
- the LOC136266594 gene encoding uncharacterized protein: MTSSSLLINFGSKTYAVTIKNFEDATVGILRNDIATQVQLPNKKLTPDALVLSYGGKPLNDDTVELDEFGLKHGNMILALVRVSGGAFNISQGRRINKDIPLSNEECIISLDNESPTMKLPCGHTIAPNSLAEYITNEISNCKTELKCPMCFTGWKLSVIKKMGLSDIEIKNMEMGLSKNYVLSDPAKHKQCPQCNTFLEKKDEGIKIQCPMCTKFEFCWNCLRKWKAPGTGYRDCGNADCGKNTAFIEVLLTCKPTAMEYSDIIVPEIRACPKCGEGINHKSGCKHMACPTCSYQFCFVCLKKWPCEGRHNEYRQRCTPAPRQTTLPKV; the protein is encoded by the coding sequence GATGCAACAGTTGGAATACTGCGGAATGATATTGCTACACAAGTACAACTACCAAACAAGAAGTTAACACCTGATGCTTTGGTTTTGTCTTATGGAGGAAAGCCACTAAATGATGATACTGTTGAATTAGACGAGTTTGGACTTAAACATGGAAATATGATTCTTGCATTAGTCAGGGTGTCTGGTGGAGCATTCAACATTTCTCAAGGTCGTAGGATAAATAAGGACATACCATTATcaaatgaagaatgcattatatcACTTGATAATGAATCCCCAACAatgaaattaccttgtggtcaTACAATAGCACCAAATTCCTTGGCCGAGTATATTACTAATGAAATAAGTAACTGCAAGACTGAGTTGAAATGTCCTATGTGCTTTACAGGATGGAAACTCTCTGTAATCAAAAAGATGGGACTATCAGATATTGAAATTAAAAATATGGAAATGGGCTTGTCAAAAAATTATGTATTGTCTGATCCAGCAAAACATAAGCAATGCCCTCAATGCAACACATTCCTTGAAAAAAAGGATGAGGGGATAAAAATTCAGTGTCCTATGTGTACCAAGTTTGAGTTTTGCTGGAACTGTTTGAGGAAATGGAAAGCACCTGGAACTGGTTACAGAGATTGTGGTAATGCTGATTGCGGAAAGAATACAGCCTTCATTGAAGTTTTGTTAACATGTAAACCTACTGCTATGGAATATTCAGATATTATTGTTCCTGAAATCAGAGCCTGCCCAAAGTGCGGGGAAGGAATAAACCATAAATCAGGATGTAAACACATGGCATGCCCAACTTGTTCATATCAATTTTGCTTTGTATGTTTAAAAAAATGGCCTTGTGAAGGCAGGCATAATGAGTATAGGCAACGCTGCACACCAGCACCAAGACAAACTACTCTACCTAAAGTATAA
- the LOC136267228 gene encoding uncharacterized protein isoform X1: MPIHVATLSVTSPEPLSVNHQIYCTPDRSFLQFSVTSHWPQGVKLCEEQLSIPNGASSEAIQVPVPEILSNEENFSYLWEIQRLDLTVNEPLNSKCSFDLSSQLIMDNDMGQLSVNHSYPFTLPAVSVCEITCSHDCVILYVLVFHGW, encoded by the exons ATGCCCATCCACGTGGCAACTTTATCTGTGACTTCTCCAGAACCACTGAGTGTGAACCATCAGATTTACTGTACACCTGACAG GTCGTTTCTTCAGTTCTCAGTTACTAGTCACTGGCCACAAGGTGTGAAGCTTTGTGAAGAGCAGCTCTCTATTCCAAATGGTGCCTCTTCAGAAGCAATACAAGTCCCAGTACCTGAA ATTTTGTCAAACGAAGAAAATTTTTCATATTTATGGGAGATACAAAGATTAG ATTTAACCGTTAATGAGCCACTAAACAGTAAATGTTCCTTTGATCTCAGTAGTCAGCTGATCATGGATAATGACATG GGACAATTGTCTGTCAATCACAGCTATCCTTTCACACTTCCTGCAGTGTCGGTATGTGAAATAACGTGTTCCCATGATTGTGTAATTCTATATGTACTTGTGTTTCATGGATGGTAG